The following are from one region of the Magallana gigas chromosome 4, xbMagGiga1.1, whole genome shotgun sequence genome:
- the LOC105346528 gene encoding beta-galactosidase-1-like protein 2: MPSWLLKDPDIKVRSNYPPYVEAVRRFYNDLIPRITDLQRSNGGPIIAVQVENEFGSYSTEVDHLHTIREILLNNGIKELLLTSENIFGLKRAPFYKYALPTANFPSMEDGSKLFRMIREWSPEFPLMVMEFWPGWFDHWGQPHKGLDIPAFEACLSGVLDAGGSFNMYMFHGGTNFGFMAGANYFEGSHYKPDVTSYDYDAPLSEAGDITPKYMRAREIILEKGLKRQGITSLPEIPPNLPKKAYGKIAVSQYLDFRTVLSLMTPITSTEPALMENLDYHQGYDQCFGYVLYQAEIQAGTELSFTDIPKDRAQVFVNGEEKTVLDWLSTDKKINLGQISH, from the exons ATGCCCAG TTGGCTGCTAAAGGACCCTGACATAAAGGTACGGAGCAACTATCCCCCGTACGTAGAGGCCGTCAGACGCTTCTATAATGATCTGATCCCCAGAATCACCGACCTACAG cGTTCTAATGGTGGACCAATCATAGCCGTGCAGGTAGAGAACGAGTTTGGTTCCTATAGCACCGAGGTTGATCACCTACACACCATTAGAGAG ATCCTACTAAACAATGGGATTAAGGAACTCCTCTTGACGTCAGAGAATATATTTGGATTAAAGAGAGCTCCATTCTATAAAT ACGCCCTGCCCACCGCTAACTTCCCCTCAATGGAAGACGGAAGCAAGCTGTTCCGGATGATCCGGGAATGGAGTCCCGAATTTCCTCTGATGGTGATGGAGTTTTGGCCCGGCTGGTTTGACCACTGGGGACAGCCCCACAAAGGACTAGATATCCCTG CTTTTGAGGCGTGTCTGTCGGGGGTGTTAGACGCCGGGGGGTCcttcaacatgtacatgttccaCGGAGGGACCAACTTCGGCTTTATGGCGGGAGCTAACTACTTCGAGGGGTCCCACTATAAACCTGACGTCACCAGCTATG ATTATGACGCGCCATTGTCGGAAGCAGGGGACATCACTCCAAAGTATATGAGAGCAAGAGAAATTATCTTAGAGAAAGGCCTGAAACGCCAGG GAATAACGTCTTTGCCAGAAATTCCTCCTAATTTACCAAAGAAAGCTTACg GTAAAATAGCAGTATCACAGTATTTAGATTTCAGGACAGTTTTATCTCTAATG ACCCCAATAACGTCTACAGAACCGGCGTTAATGGAGAACCTTGACTACCACCAGGGCTATGACCAATGTTTCGGTTATGTCTTATACCAGGCAGAGATCCAGGCTGGTACGGAACTATCGTTTACAGACATACCCAAAGACAGAGCACAG GTTTTTGTCAATGGGGAAGAGAAAACCGTACTCGACTGGCTGAGTACAGACAAAAAGATAAACTTGGGACAGATCTCA CATTAA